A genomic window from Candidatus Binatia bacterium includes:
- a CDS encoding DUF2283 domain-containing protein, which translates to MRVKYFPDTDTALMEFTDNEVAETREITENIYVDLDHRGNLVSMTIEHARTNARLHEFSYQEVAGRT; encoded by the coding sequence ATGAGAGTCAAGTACTTCCCCGACACGGACACGGCCCTCATGGAGTTCACCGACAACGAGGTCGCCGAGACCAGGGAGATCACCGAGAACATCTACGTCGATCTCGACCACCGCGGGAACCTCGTGAGCATGACGATTGAGCATGCGCGCACGAACGCTCGCCTGCATGAGTTCTCGTATCAGGAAGTCGCGGGCCGAACTTAA